In a single window of the Arthrobacter sp. StoSoilA2 genome:
- a CDS encoding ROK family transcriptional regulator, whose amino-acid sequence MRTNPTARDHTKAWVLDAVLSEAPLTRTRLIELTRLSQATVSRKVDELRYDGLVVEQGVNAVARRGRPSTYLDVPGTAGHVVGISFGARTTCILVTDLRGREVRHVIVPSLEGGDEEAIAGWLLDLVVDTSDSAEGPLRQIVAALPGRVRTGTAILQETIEDRLKAPVVLESDASASLRGILKGDATIGNAVLFMLSTELSFASCTDHEIAPGRTSAFGHLGEVLFAGVGNETLEGLLSTKGLLQFASGRGLDLDDIQALWSQPKDAASRAEVLEAFTTAVVAAVGAVAVTLDPESVYFVGRLSPLVDEILPEALRRLAQILPVVPGITVVPQVVGLSVAQGAAYAGLALVQSRLRESMLEAQ is encoded by the coding sequence ATGCGTACCAATCCCACCGCAAGGGACCACACCAAGGCTTGGGTTCTTGATGCTGTCCTTTCAGAGGCGCCCTTGACGCGTACCAGGCTCATCGAGCTGACACGATTAAGCCAGGCCACGGTATCCCGGAAGGTGGATGAGCTTCGTTACGACGGTCTCGTCGTCGAACAGGGAGTCAATGCGGTTGCGCGTCGTGGCCGGCCCTCCACCTATCTGGATGTGCCCGGCACGGCGGGGCATGTTGTGGGCATCTCGTTCGGAGCACGGACCACTTGCATCCTGGTGACGGACCTGCGGGGCCGCGAGGTCAGGCATGTGATCGTGCCCAGCTTGGAGGGCGGCGATGAAGAAGCCATCGCCGGGTGGTTGCTGGACCTGGTTGTGGATACCAGCGATTCCGCCGAGGGACCACTGCGCCAAATCGTCGCCGCCCTGCCTGGCCGTGTCCGGACGGGTACGGCAATTCTTCAAGAGACGATTGAAGATCGATTGAAGGCTCCCGTGGTGCTTGAGAGCGATGCCAGCGCATCCCTCCGGGGGATCCTGAAGGGTGACGCGACCATAGGAAACGCCGTTCTCTTCATGCTGAGTACGGAGCTGAGCTTCGCCAGTTGCACTGATCATGAAATCGCACCGGGCCGGACTTCGGCTTTCGGCCACCTTGGTGAGGTTCTGTTCGCCGGTGTTGGCAACGAGACACTCGAGGGACTGTTAAGCACAAAGGGACTCCTCCAATTCGCAAGTGGTCGGGGACTGGACCTGGACGACATCCAAGCGCTCTGGTCCCAACCGAAGGATGCGGCGTCCCGCGCGGAGGTGCTTGAGGCATTTACGACGGCGGTGGTCGCCGCCGTCGGTGCCGTTGCCGTGACGCTTGACCCGGAGTCCGTATATTTCGTGGGCCGCCTGAGTCCGCTCGTGGACGAAATCCTTCCTGAGGCACTCAGGCGTCTGGCGCAAATCCTTCCGGTAGTCCCCGGGATCACCGTGGTGCCGCAAGTCGTCGGACTCTCGGTGGCCCAGGGAGCGGCCTATGCGGGACTGGCGTTGGTCCAGTCCCGGCTCCGGGAATCTATGCTCGAAGCCCAGTAG
- a CDS encoding glycoside hydrolase family 16 protein, which translates to MTGEIIDERFTDSALNPALWVEHYLPQWTEPDRSRARYDFDVDGLRLRIDADQPAWREADGPFRVSNLQTGTFSGGLGTTRGTHRHRLDGLQVVTPQPTRRLWTPVTGEVQVRVSASADPTCMLAIWLVGFEESSPADSGELCIAELFGDKIAPDSSTVRVGIKAHHDPRLTTDVRNIQLPIDATTPHTYGVRWSGTGAEFSVDGHVIMSSPQGLAYEQQLMIDLFEFPATEQREAENYPKTARVHSVVATGLRA; encoded by the coding sequence ATGACCGGAGAAATCATTGATGAGCGCTTTACCGATTCAGCACTGAACCCTGCCCTTTGGGTTGAGCACTACCTTCCCCAATGGACCGAGCCGGACCGGTCCCGGGCCCGCTACGATTTCGACGTTGACGGATTGCGGTTGCGTATTGATGCCGACCAGCCTGCCTGGCGTGAAGCCGACGGTCCCTTTCGGGTCAGTAATCTCCAAACGGGAACCTTCTCCGGGGGCCTCGGGACCACGCGGGGAACACACCGCCACCGACTCGATGGACTGCAGGTGGTGACTCCCCAGCCGACACGCCGGTTATGGACCCCAGTCACGGGAGAGGTCCAGGTAAGGGTGAGCGCAAGCGCGGACCCGACCTGCATGCTCGCAATATGGTTGGTGGGATTTGAAGAGTCCAGTCCGGCCGACTCCGGGGAGTTGTGCATCGCTGAACTTTTCGGTGACAAGATCGCGCCAGACAGCAGCACTGTTCGAGTCGGGATCAAGGCACACCACGATCCCCGGCTGACCACCGACGTCCGGAACATCCAGCTGCCCATTGATGCCACCACGCCGCACACATACGGTGTGCGCTGGTCCGGGACCGGGGCGGAGTTCTCCGTTGACGGACACGTCATCATGTCCAGCCCACAGGGTCTCGCCTACGAGCAGCAATTGATGATTGATCTCTTTGAATTCCCCGCTACGGAGCAGCGCGAAGCAGAAAACTATCCAAAGACCGCGCGGGTTCATTCCGTGGTTGCTACTGGGCTTCGAGCATAG
- a CDS encoding haloacid dehalogenase type II gives MAFDIKPKFATFDMNGTLIKFAIADATRAVLGERLPAELADEYLQATKAYRIDECMGDYKPFHQIIANSMERASRRLGLEYRAADARAVYEIVPTWGPYPGVTEALNRLAEAIPLVIITNSDTAHAERLSENLQAPFASVISAEQMGMYKPRLGAFEYMFDKLGVTPDEIVHVSASPMYDLRSAATLGIKNKVYVDRGFEHDEHWLGYERITDIAELPVLFGLPRPAAS, from the coding sequence ATGGCATTCGACATCAAGCCGAAGTTCGCAACGTTCGACATGAACGGAACACTGATCAAGTTCGCTATCGCCGACGCGACCCGTGCGGTCCTGGGCGAACGCCTGCCGGCGGAGCTCGCCGATGAATACCTGCAGGCCACCAAGGCATATCGGATCGATGAGTGCATGGGCGATTACAAGCCCTTCCACCAAATCATCGCCAACTCCATGGAACGCGCCTCACGCAGGCTCGGCCTTGAATACCGCGCGGCCGACGCAAGGGCGGTTTACGAAATTGTCCCCACGTGGGGCCCGTACCCGGGCGTGACCGAGGCCCTGAACCGCCTGGCCGAGGCAATCCCCCTGGTCATCATCACCAACAGCGACACCGCGCATGCTGAGCGGCTTTCGGAAAACCTCCAAGCTCCGTTCGCAAGCGTCATCAGCGCCGAGCAGATGGGCATGTACAAACCCCGTCTCGGAGCGTTTGAGTACATGTTCGACAAGCTTGGCGTCACGCCCGACGAGATTGTGCACGTCTCCGCGAGCCCGATGTACGACCTGCGGTCCGCAGCCACCTTGGGCATCAAGAACAAGGTGTATGTAGATCGCGGCTTCGAACACGACGAGCACTGGCTCGGCTACGAGCGGATCACCGACATTGCCGAGCTCCCCGTCCTCTTCGGCCTTCCGCGTCCTGCTGCTTCCTAA
- a CDS encoding RidA family protein, with product MSVTTAGSALDRLRAMGLELPTLADSPYYVDHRAVGSSIHIAGQLPYKDGVLLGQGVVGRDVGLETARELARHAALNCLAAAVQAVGDLDRVRIVQMLVFVASTPDFGLQSRVANAASELLIEVLGENGRHARTAIGVAGLPANTPVEIQMICTAA from the coding sequence ATGAGCGTCACTACGGCGGGCTCGGCTTTGGATCGACTCCGGGCCATGGGCCTGGAGCTTCCAACCCTTGCTGATAGCCCTTACTACGTGGACCACCGCGCGGTGGGTTCCAGCATCCACATCGCTGGCCAACTGCCATACAAGGACGGCGTCCTGCTGGGCCAAGGCGTCGTCGGCCGGGACGTGGGGCTGGAGACAGCGCGGGAGCTCGCCCGCCATGCCGCGCTCAATTGCCTTGCCGCGGCTGTGCAGGCGGTAGGAGACCTGGACCGGGTCCGGATCGTGCAGATGCTGGTGTTCGTGGCCAGCACGCCGGACTTCGGCCTGCAATCGCGGGTCGCCAACGCGGCCAGCGAATTGCTCATCGAAGTGTTGGGAGAGAACGGCCGGCACGCCCGCACAGCAATCGGCGTCGCCGGGCTGCCGGCCAACACTCCTGTAGAGATCCAGATGATCTGCACAGCCGCTTAG
- a CDS encoding alanine racemase: protein MNRIQGALNALVERVDTPAPIVLVDVMQDNIDRMQAFAAQQDFDVRPHVKTHKCVEIGRRQVKAGAVGITAGNVGEAEVFAAAGFDNIFIAYPIWPSGTKGLRIRKLAVTTRLRVGVDNFAAIDALADAMGSEAERLQVVIEVDCGARRSGAPPEFAGELAAAARRRGLVPVGVFTYPGHGSASPDARQRAAVDQEAALTTAVRSFSAVGISAEVVSAGSTPTIEYATSNVITEIRPGEYVFNDLNNMRLGACTEDQIALFVAGTVVSDWVPDQVILDVGTKALGREGSPQIGYGAVPGTSAVLSKLNEYHGFLPLPAGDFHPGVGKVLPIVPNHVCPVVVNFEEYIVTDSTGTSLERWRVDARGFLS, encoded by the coding sequence GTGAACCGTATCCAGGGAGCACTCAACGCTCTGGTCGAGCGGGTCGACACCCCGGCGCCGATCGTGCTGGTGGACGTTATGCAGGACAATATCGACCGCATGCAGGCCTTTGCTGCCCAGCAGGACTTTGATGTCAGACCGCATGTAAAAACGCACAAATGCGTCGAAATCGGCCGTCGCCAGGTCAAGGCCGGAGCTGTGGGAATCACCGCAGGCAATGTTGGTGAGGCCGAAGTCTTCGCCGCAGCCGGCTTCGACAATATCTTTATCGCCTACCCCATCTGGCCTTCGGGAACGAAAGGCCTTCGCATCCGCAAACTTGCGGTAACTACCCGGCTGCGGGTCGGCGTCGACAATTTCGCGGCGATCGATGCCCTTGCTGATGCGATGGGATCCGAGGCCGAACGGCTGCAGGTTGTCATCGAGGTGGACTGCGGTGCGCGTCGTTCCGGCGCGCCGCCCGAGTTCGCCGGCGAACTTGCCGCCGCCGCCCGGAGGCGGGGACTGGTGCCGGTGGGCGTCTTCACCTATCCAGGTCATGGAAGCGCCAGCCCGGACGCCCGCCAGCGCGCCGCCGTGGACCAGGAAGCCGCGCTCACCACAGCGGTGCGGAGCTTCAGCGCTGTGGGCATCAGCGCAGAAGTCGTCAGCGCGGGCTCAACACCCACCATCGAGTACGCCACGAGCAACGTGATCACCGAGATCAGGCCCGGCGAATACGTGTTCAATGACTTGAACAACATGCGGCTCGGGGCCTGCACCGAAGACCAGATCGCCCTGTTTGTCGCCGGCACAGTGGTCAGTGACTGGGTTCCCGATCAGGTCATTCTCGATGTAGGCACCAAGGCACTAGGCCGGGAAGGCAGTCCCCAGATCGGCTATGGCGCTGTCCCCGGGACGTCGGCCGTTCTCTCCAAGCTCAACGAATACCACGGCTTCCTCCCCCTGCCTGCCGGCGATTTCCACCCCGGCGTCGGCAAGGTTCTCCCGATCGTGCCGAACCATGTTTGCCCCGTCGTGGTCAATTTCGAGGAGTACATCGTCACTGACAGCACGGGAACATCGCTGGAACGGTGGCGGGTGGATGCCCGCGGATTCCTGAGCTGA
- a CDS encoding SDR family NAD(P)-dependent oxidoreductase, which translates to MRLDKTTAVITGASSGIGEAVGSHFRREGARLLLTGRREQLDSAHTDDVYVPGDLNDEAFVESLARQAAEAFGTVDVVVLNHGLQVSGPLTEMAYEDARNVLHSNLLSAFLMMKHFAPLMPATGGSYVLVSSRLGMVGKPDEVLYSAAKGGLIMLAKGAAIEWASRNIRVNVVAPGLTVTPVIEASFQRRPDPEAYRAEREGQIPLRRLATPEEIADAILFMASPESSYITGAVLPVDGGYTAF; encoded by the coding sequence ATGAGACTTGATAAGACCACTGCCGTCATAACCGGCGCCAGCAGCGGAATCGGGGAAGCAGTGGGTTCCCACTTCCGCCGCGAAGGCGCCCGGCTGCTGCTCACCGGCCGCAGGGAGCAACTCGACAGCGCCCACACCGATGACGTGTACGTCCCTGGAGATCTCAATGACGAGGCATTCGTCGAAAGCCTCGCCCGCCAAGCCGCCGAAGCGTTCGGCACCGTGGATGTCGTCGTCCTTAACCATGGCCTGCAGGTAAGCGGCCCGCTGACGGAGATGGCGTATGAGGATGCCAGGAATGTGCTCCACAGCAACCTCCTCAGCGCCTTCCTGATGATGAAGCACTTCGCACCGTTGATGCCTGCTACGGGAGGCTCGTACGTCCTGGTCAGTTCACGGCTGGGCATGGTTGGCAAGCCCGATGAAGTCCTTTACTCCGCGGCCAAGGGCGGCCTCATCATGCTCGCCAAGGGAGCCGCAATCGAGTGGGCCTCACGCAACATCCGCGTCAACGTCGTCGCGCCGGGACTGACCGTCACCCCCGTCATCGAGGCCTCGTTCCAGCGCAGGCCCGATCCCGAGGCCTACCGGGCAGAACGCGAGGGGCAGATCCCGCTCCGGCGCCTGGCCACTCCGGAAGAAATTGCCGACGCCATACTTTTCATGGCGTCCCCGGAATCGTCCTACATCACGGGCGCTGTACTGCCCGTCGACGGCGGTTACACCGCTTTCTAA
- a CDS encoding FAD-dependent oxidoreductase produces the protein MKALTATPRNGDLGFWMAGLAENRPTYPRFEGEGSVDLAIIGGGYTGLWAAYFAKKLEPSLSVAVFEAEQVGYGASGRNGGWLSAMPPGNRATFARASGQGLDASRALQQEFVTGVDSVLNILQAEGIDADQHKGGALVAAHTKAGLGRLVARRDADWKYGLSEDEVHLLDRDEFQSRINISTVHGGLFYKPCARIHPAKLVYGLADTLTSMGVAIYENSRINSIDGKTLTLANGRVAAAKTFICTEGYSGQLLGSRSLIPINSSMIVTKPLSDEAWQQIGWNGLQCLSDSAHTFIYSQRTADGRIAIGGRGRPYRYGSGTGAAGATAQSTVDLISTKLRSFFPGIHLEVDHAWSGVLGVTRDWNGGVQWDQASGIGSSTGYAGHGVTAAYVGGRTLAELAFERQTERTTLPWVGYRARKWEPEPIRWMGVHGMYRLFGLADQWEERKDSTKTSLLARFGSRLAGLHE, from the coding sequence ATGAAAGCCCTCACAGCAACACCCCGAAACGGAGACCTCGGCTTCTGGATGGCCGGACTCGCAGAAAACCGGCCAACGTACCCGCGTTTCGAAGGCGAAGGCTCCGTGGATCTGGCAATCATAGGCGGTGGCTACACAGGCCTCTGGGCGGCATACTTCGCCAAGAAGCTCGAGCCCTCACTCTCGGTGGCGGTTTTTGAAGCGGAACAGGTCGGGTACGGAGCCTCCGGGCGAAACGGCGGCTGGCTTTCGGCGATGCCCCCAGGAAACCGGGCCACCTTCGCCCGCGCATCCGGACAAGGGCTGGACGCAAGCCGGGCATTGCAGCAGGAGTTCGTGACCGGCGTCGACTCTGTCCTTAATATTCTTCAGGCCGAAGGTATCGACGCGGACCAGCACAAGGGCGGTGCGCTCGTCGCTGCCCACACCAAGGCGGGGCTGGGCCGGCTGGTAGCCCGGCGTGACGCCGACTGGAAGTACGGGTTGAGCGAAGACGAAGTCCACTTGCTCGACCGGGACGAATTCCAGAGCAGGATCAACATCTCCACCGTCCACGGCGGGCTCTTCTACAAGCCCTGCGCCCGCATTCATCCGGCAAAACTTGTCTACGGCCTGGCGGACACCCTGACGTCCATGGGGGTGGCGATCTACGAAAACAGCCGGATAAACAGCATCGACGGCAAAACCCTGACCTTGGCCAATGGACGGGTCGCGGCGGCCAAAACGTTCATCTGCACGGAAGGGTACTCCGGTCAGTTGCTGGGCAGCAGGTCCTTGATACCGATCAACTCCTCGATGATCGTGACCAAGCCACTCTCCGACGAGGCCTGGCAGCAGATCGGCTGGAACGGGCTTCAGTGCCTCAGCGATTCCGCACACACGTTCATCTATTCGCAGCGGACAGCGGACGGACGCATCGCCATTGGCGGCCGGGGAAGGCCCTACCGCTACGGCTCCGGAACGGGCGCCGCCGGTGCCACAGCCCAGTCAACTGTTGACTTGATCTCCACGAAGCTTCGGTCCTTCTTCCCGGGCATCCACCTCGAAGTGGACCACGCCTGGTCCGGAGTCCTGGGCGTCACCCGCGACTGGAACGGCGGCGTGCAATGGGACCAGGCATCCGGAATTGGCTCGTCCACGGGCTATGCCGGACACGGCGTTACAGCCGCCTATGTGGGCGGGCGGACACTCGCGGAATTGGCGTTCGAACGGCAAACGGAACGGACCACGCTCCCCTGGGTTGGGTACCGCGCACGGAAATGGGAACCGGAACCCATTCGCTGGATGGGTGTTCACGGCATGTACCGGCTTTTCGGTCTTGCTGATCAGTGGGAAGAGCGCAAGGATTCCACCAAGACGTCCCTCCTGGCCAGATTCGGCAGCAGGCTCGCCGGACTACACGAATAG
- a CDS encoding ABC transporter substrate-binding protein, with protein MKTISKIQAAAAGFALLLALTGCGGATSTSPTDPKTADISVGVQPDEKAVSLLPASYKDKGELTVAMDLHYPPTTFLAEDNSTPIGLNPDIARLVAKKLGLKLKFENTVFDTIIPGIDGGRYDFTVTTMAPTPERLKVLDMIDYFKAGNSVAVAAGNPLKLTNETLCGKNIAVTAGSTGQLKRLPALSEQTCTSKGQPAINAVTLPNVQEALTQLASKRIDGILYDTTSLAWAEKQQPKSFTILTPQVNVGSSDLTAIGLKKGSPLTPALQAAVQSVLNSPEYKKSLSNWGLESGAITDAKLN; from the coding sequence ATGAAGACCATAAGCAAGATCCAGGCTGCAGCCGCAGGGTTTGCACTGCTGCTAGCCCTCACCGGGTGTGGCGGGGCGACAAGCACGTCCCCAACAGATCCGAAAACGGCCGATATCTCCGTGGGTGTCCAGCCCGACGAAAAGGCCGTAAGCCTCCTGCCGGCGTCCTATAAGGACAAGGGCGAACTGACGGTCGCCATGGACTTGCACTACCCGCCGACGACGTTTCTTGCTGAAGACAACTCGACGCCGATCGGCCTGAACCCGGATATCGCCCGCCTGGTAGCAAAGAAGCTCGGCCTGAAGCTGAAGTTCGAGAACACCGTCTTCGACACCATCATTCCTGGCATTGACGGTGGCCGGTACGACTTCACCGTCACCACCATGGCACCAACGCCGGAGCGACTGAAGGTCCTGGACATGATCGACTACTTCAAAGCCGGCAACTCAGTGGCCGTGGCCGCGGGAAATCCTTTGAAGCTCACCAACGAAACCCTGTGTGGCAAGAATATTGCCGTCACAGCAGGCTCCACAGGCCAACTCAAGCGACTCCCGGCCCTCTCGGAGCAGACCTGCACTTCCAAGGGACAGCCCGCGATCAACGCCGTGACCCTGCCCAACGTCCAGGAGGCCCTGACACAGTTGGCGTCCAAGCGGATCGACGGCATCCTCTACGACACAACCTCCCTCGCCTGGGCCGAGAAGCAGCAGCCCAAATCGTTCACCATCCTGACTCCCCAGGTCAACGTCGGCTCCAGCGACTTGACGGCCATCGGCCTGAAGAAAGGCTCTCCCCTGACCCCCGCCCTCCAGGCCGCCGTCCAGTCCGTCCTGAACAGCCCGGAATACAAGAAGTCCCTCTCGAATTGGGGCCTCGAATC